One Obesumbacterium proteus DNA window includes the following coding sequences:
- a CDS encoding acyltransferase family protein: MTISTQQKLGSVEGIRGVACLMVFLSHLSSTFAPSMHTGNIANARTPIDIIMHSSPFAFLYSGAAAVGIFFVLSGFILSYCILNKGDAVTNAAGMTIKRYFRLMPPALGSCIIAYFALKHFTFDKSALGDWAQNYNISNPSFLDAIYNGTISSFLSGSAPYNWSLWTMKIEFFGSLSVFFLCCIIPKVKYKKTLIVIFMVMPFFMNVKSGDEIYYAAFFSGVLIYMLDINFPNKLGVILFAIGLFFCGYHTNGYLYKSFNSLININIYNKHIDNYTLFNNIGGFIVVFSVLRTKIISKIFSRDLFVKLGALSFLVYVLHQPIMHITSTVLFNFTRDNGLSYSMSALLSSITTMVIVYLVSIPYQKYVDSISVKISNLIKTKMMIKQI; the protein is encoded by the coding sequence ATGACCATTTCGACACAACAAAAATTAGGTTCAGTAGAGGGAATTCGAGGTGTGGCATGTCTAATGGTATTCCTATCACATCTATCATCTACATTTGCTCCATCGATGCATACTGGTAATATTGCAAATGCTAGAACACCTATTGATATAATCATGCATAGTTCTCCATTTGCATTTTTATATTCTGGTGCGGCAGCTGTTGGAATATTCTTTGTGCTTAGTGGATTCATTCTTAGCTACTGTATACTCAACAAGGGTGATGCCGTTACAAATGCGGCCGGAATGACAATAAAGCGATATTTTAGACTAATGCCTCCAGCACTAGGATCGTGCATAATCGCATATTTCGCCCTAAAGCATTTCACTTTTGATAAATCTGCTCTTGGTGATTGGGCTCAGAATTATAACATTTCAAACCCATCATTTCTTGATGCTATATACAATGGGACTATATCATCATTTTTATCAGGTAGTGCCCCATATAACTGGTCATTGTGGACAATGAAGATTGAGTTTTTTGGGTCACTGTCGGTTTTCTTTTTATGCTGTATTATTCCCAAAGTAAAATATAAAAAAACTCTTATAGTTATTTTTATGGTTATGCCTTTTTTCATGAATGTAAAATCAGGCGATGAGATATATTATGCTGCATTCTTCTCAGGCGTCTTAATTTACATGCTTGACATTAACTTCCCTAACAAGCTTGGAGTAATACTTTTTGCTATTGGTTTGTTTTTTTGTGGATACCATACAAATGGTTACCTTTACAAATCATTTAATTCACTAATTAATATAAACATATATAACAAACACATAGATAACTATACACTCTTTAACAATATAGGTGGGTTTATAGTGGTTTTCTCTGTACTAAGAACAAAAATTATATCCAAAATATTCTCGCGTGATTTATTCGTAAAATTGGGAGCCTTGTCATTTTTGGTATATGTTTTACACCAGCCTATAATGCACATAACTAGCACAGTTTTATTCAACTTCACGCGAGATAATGGATTATCTTATTCTATGTCCGCTCTGCTTTCATCAATAACTACAATGGTTATTGTTTACTTAGTATCAATACCATATCAAAAGTATGTTGATAGCATTAGCGTGAAAATTTCTAATTTAATTAAAACCAAGATGATGATTAAGCAGATTTAG
- the glpQ gene encoding glycerophosphodiester phosphodiesterase, with protein sequence MSLKMLCRVLSVAFLLTISVSAYAAPQFVVAHRGASGYLPEHTLPAKALAFAQGADYLEQDLVMTKDDQLLVLHGLVLDNVTDVATRYPDRARKDGHFYAIDFTLAEIKALKATNWFHYVDGKATPGFKDRFPIFKSDFHMHSFQEEIEFIQGLNFSTGRNVGIFPEIKAPWFHMKEGKDITAKVLSVLKEYGYTTKNDNVYLQCFDPNELKRIKIELGPRLGVNVKLVQLIAYTDWNETKEKKHGQWINYNYDLMMKPDSMKEISQYADAISPDYHMLLNNKDGETAVSSTGLAEAAHANHLQVIPFSVLSDRLPKYTKDVNQLYSLLYNKEHVDGLFTDFPDKAVNFLKNNNRK encoded by the coding sequence GTGAGTCTGAAAATGCTTTGTAGAGTTTTGAGTGTAGCTTTTTTGTTAACTATCAGCGTGTCAGCTTATGCTGCACCTCAGTTTGTTGTAGCTCACCGTGGTGCTAGCGGGTACCTCCCTGAGCATACATTACCAGCGAAGGCATTAGCCTTTGCTCAAGGAGCTGACTATCTCGAACAAGATTTGGTCATGACAAAGGATGACCAGCTATTAGTTCTTCACGGATTAGTTTTAGATAATGTCACAGACGTGGCGACTCGTTACCCTGATAGAGCAAGAAAAGATGGTCATTTTTATGCCATAGACTTCACTCTTGCTGAAATTAAAGCTTTAAAGGCAACCAACTGGTTTCATTACGTCGATGGGAAAGCCACTCCCGGATTCAAAGATAGATTTCCTATTTTCAAGTCAGATTTCCATATGCATTCTTTCCAAGAAGAGATTGAATTCATCCAAGGCTTAAATTTTTCAACAGGAAGGAATGTCGGCATTTTCCCAGAGATTAAAGCGCCTTGGTTTCATATGAAAGAAGGAAAAGATATTACTGCTAAAGTCCTCTCCGTTCTAAAAGAATATGGCTACACAACTAAAAATGATAATGTATATTTGCAATGCTTCGACCCCAATGAACTGAAGCGCATTAAAATAGAGTTAGGACCTCGTCTTGGCGTGAATGTTAAGCTAGTTCAATTAATTGCCTATACAGACTGGAATGAAACCAAAGAGAAAAAACATGGTCAATGGATAAACTATAACTATGATTTGATGATGAAACCTGACAGTATGAAAGAGATCTCTCAATACGCTGATGCTATTTCGCCTGACTATCATATGCTTTTAAATAATAAAGATGGTGAAACCGCAGTGTCGTCTACAGGTTTAGCTGAGGCTGCTCATGCCAATCATCTACAAGTTATCCCTTTTTCTGTTTTGTCTGATCGACTTCCCAAATACACCAAAGACGTAAATCAATTGTATTCTCTGTTATAT